In the Sulfurovum sp. UBA12169 genome, AAGCAGAACGCCTACCCGGGGGCTAATAAGTCATATTTGTTTGCTCATACAAGGATTTTCTTGAAAATTGAAACAGAGAGTTGTCTGTACTGAATTTTGATGAAACCTCTTGGCAACAAACATATCAGTTACTTCAAGTTTGAGACAATGAGATAATTACAATACACCTTTTTTGGAGAAATAGATGAATATATTAATCATAGGTTCTGGAGGTAGAGAATACTCTATCGGTTTGGCACTTAAAAAAGATAAAAATGTAGAGAAGATCTATTTTGCGCCAGGAAATGGAGCAACAGACGCATTGGGAGAGAATCTGGCCATAAGTGATTTTAATGCTTTGGCTGATTTTGCAGAAGCACGAGAGGTAACGCTAACTATTGTTGGTCCGGAATCACCGTTGGTGGAAGGCATTGTAGACATATTTAAAGCAAGAGGATTAACAATATTTGGACCCACTGCGCAAGCGGCACAGCTGGAAGGGTCCAAGATTTTTATGAAAAATTTCTTGGCGCGACACAATATTCCCACTGCAAAATATATTCAAACGGATTCTTTGGAGGAGGCTTATACCTTCATCAACACTCTTGATGCGCCTATTGTCGTCAAGGCCGATGGTCTTTGCGGCGGCAAAGGCGTAATTATTGCCCAAAGTCACGATGAAGCCAAAAAAGCGGCCGGTGAAATGCTCAGCGGCAATGCATTTGGCGATGCGGGAACAGCTATTGTCATAGAGGAATTTCTTGACGGATACGAACTTTCTGTTTTTGCCATATGCGATGGGAAAGACTATGTGGTGCTTCCGGCTGCGCAAGATCATAAAAGATTGCTCAATGAAGACAAGGGACCTAATACGGGCGGGATGGGTGCCTATGCACCGACGCCATTGGTCAATGAAACTATCTATAAAAAATTAGATGAGCGCGTGATTAAACCTACACTAAAAGGAATGGAAGAAGAAGGAATGCCTTTTACGGGAGTTCTTTTTATTGGTGTCATGGTGGTGAAGGGTGATCCGATTATCCTGGAGTATAACGTACGTTTTGGTGATCCTGAGTGTGAAGAGTTGATGCCATTGCTTAAATCGCCTGCAAGTGAACTTTTTTATAAGGCAGCCACAGGTGATTTGAAAAATGCAAAAATCGAATTTCATGACAAGTATGCAGTAGGTGTCGTGATGGCAAGCAAAGATTATCCGTATAAAAATTCTGACCCCGCTGAGATTATTGTAGATGAGATTCACCATGAAGAGCTAAAAGAAAACGCACACATTTCTTACGCGGGAGTAAGCCGCGGAGAAGATGGAAAGCTTTATGCAACCGGCGGTAGAGTTCTTGTGTGTGTAGGAGTCGGCAAAAGCATTAAAGAAGCACAAAGACGCGCTTATATGCTGGTGGGTCAGGTGCACTTTGCAGGCAAGCAGTGCCGTAGTGATATCGCTTATCAAGCACTTTAGGCTGCCGGATAATGTCTAGCTCTTTTTCTTTTCAGATTGCAACCATACCGAAACGAACTGTAGCATTTGTCATAGATGATATTGTTGTTTCGATCTTCTTTGTAGTGATTTTTTATGATCAGATGATAATGCTTATGTCAGGAGTTTCCGCCCTTGATCAATCAACAGCAGAGGCAATGAATGTTTTTGTTCAGGAAAATATTTTAGTTTTTTTTGTTATCAAAATACTTTATCATACTGTTTTGGTATGGCAAAGCGGCATGACACTGGGTAAATATGTAGTAAAAATAAAAGTCATTGATTATCAAACGGAACAGATTCCCTCTTTTGTGAAGGCATTTTTGCGTGCATTATTGAGGGTGCCTAGCGAACTTTTTTTTTATGTCGGGTTTATGTTGGCATTTTTTACGCCGTTGAGGCAAACCTTTCATGACAAATTTTCAAACTGTGTAGTGATTGATGCCTAGACTTCTTTTTCTTTTTTTTCTGACTGTATTTTTTGGGTCACAAAGTATCTGTGCAGAAGAGAAAAAAGGTAAAATAGAGGTTATTGCAAAGCATTTGCAGTCATCCAAAACGACAGTGAGGGCCATAGACGAGGTTATTGTGTACTATGAAGACTCTGTAATCAAAGCATCCAGCGCATTTTATGATAAACAAACAAAAAAACTTATCCTTGACGGGCAAGTGGAAATGATAGGATACGAGGGCACCAAGACGCAAACCAATCATCTTGAAATTCAAACAGATACCAAAGAAGTTCATTTTCAAACACTTTTTTTTGTCACGGAAAATGATATATGGCTATATGCAGACAAAGCAAGCAAAAAAGAAGGAAATTATACTTTGGGCCAAAGTATATTTTCTAGCTGTGACATGAATGACCCTGTATGGAAAATGGTTTTTTCTCGCTCTTTGTATGACAGTGAGGCCAAATACATGAAGATATATGACGCAAAAGTCTATCTATGGGATATTCCTGTTTTTTATTCGCCTTATTTGGGTTTTTCGACCCACAAAGAGCGCAGTTCGGGATTGCTTTTTCCTCTTTTTGGCTATTCATCTGAAGAAGGATTTGTCTACGAGCAGCCTATTTTTTGGGCTATTTCTTCCAGTATGGATTTTGAGATTAACCCTCAAATGCGAACCAATCGCAGCAAGGGAATTTACGGCACGTTAAGATTTGCAGACAGCAACAACTCTTTTGGGCAATTAAGGACAGGTTATTTTAGAGATAATGATGAAAATCAGTTAGAGCATTATGGTGCAGAATTCCTTTATGACTCCAGCAGTTTTTTTGATTCGAGTTTGCCGCAAGGGCTCAAAGACGGCCTGTATGTGAATGCGACTTATTTGAATGATATAGATTATTTGAACCTGCAAAAGACACATCTGGAGCATTTTGGTCTTTTGCCGCTGCAGGAATCGCGTTTGAATTATTTTTTATATAATGATGACCACTATGCGGGTATTAACGGAAAATATTTTATAGACACCCGAAATGAAAGCAATGCAAATACCTTACAAGTACTTCCTTCTTTGCAATGGCATAAATATTTAAATCATTTCGTATGGAATAATCTTACCTATAGCGTCGATGCGCATATTAACCATTTTTATAGAAAAGAAGGGGTGACGCTGAAACAGGCAGAGACCAAAATGCCTTTAGAGTGGACCAATTCTTTTTTCGATGGATTTGTCAATCTTTCTTTAAGTGAAGAGTTCTATTACAGTAAATTCTTTTTTGGCAACGGAAGTTATGAATATGATAAATTTGAATATTACAGCAATACACATAAAGTAAAATTTTTTAGTGATTTAACGAAATCCTATACAGATTTTATTCATGTCTTGCAGCCTTCTTTTGGTTATGTCAAGCCAGGAAACGAGCATCAAGATCCTACCTATTTTGAGTGGCTTACTGAAGCACAAAAGATGCTTTTTGAAGCGGACTTGCCTGAGGAATACTATGATTTGAGCTTAGGCCAATATTTTTATGATGCACAAATGAAGCTTATTTTTTTTCAGCGTCTGTCTCAAAAATATTATACCAACCGTGAATACAAGTTTGCAGACATATCCAATGAGATGCAGTACAATTGGAAGAATTGGCAATTTTATAATGATATAGTCTATTCTTATGAATTTAATAAAATACGAGAATCTTCGAGCCTCATTTTGATGGCTGAAGATGAATACCATTTGAGCATTGGACACTCTTTTAGACAAAAACTGCCTGATGATATTATTGATATTGCTGTGGCAAATGATATTAATTTTGATTTTAGATATGATATAAATAAAAGAGTGGCAGTGAACGGAGGAATCACCTACAATATAGACAATGCTTCCAATACACAGTGGAGGGCCGGAGCCAGCTATAATAGGGATTGCTGGAATGTTGCTACATTTATAGGAGAGGAAGTTACGCCAAGACCGACAGGATACACTAAAGATAATATATTTTATGTTCAATTTAACTTCAAGCCGTTTGGCGGTATTGGATCAGGGGAATTGGAAAAGGAAAGGTTAAAGTAATGCATGGACCGGCCAAAGAGCTCAACAGAGCTTTGGAAATTTTAGAATTGCCCGCATTTATTACTAAAGAGGATATCAAAAAACAGTATCGTTTTCTTGCCAAAAAACATCATCCGGACTTGGGCGGCGAGGCTCAAAAAATGGAAGAAATTAATTATGCTTATAAACTTTTGATGAAGTATATAGAAGAGTTTCGTTATACTTTTGATGAAAACGAAATCAACAGACAGTACCCGGGGGCGGATTATGTTCAGCGATTTAGGGTTTAGTTATCATTTTGAAGACCGCCAAGATGCAGCCGAAAAACTCATCGAAACGCTTCCGCTTGAGATTTTGCAAAAAAATGAAGCGGTGATTATTAGCGTGAGCGAGGGGGGTGTTTATTTTGCCGACCAGATAGCAAAAGCTGCTCATGCCCCAATGGATATATTGCTTACAGCGCCTATTTTGGCATCCAACAATCCTGAAATAGCTATCGCTATGGTTTCGGAAACAGAAGAAGTGGTTATGCACAGAGCATTGATTGAAGCTTTTGAGATCAATGAAGACTATGTATACAGCGAAGCAAAACGTAAATACGAAGAAGAGGTATTAGGTTATATATATAAGTATCGTCAAGGCGCAGGGCTGATTTCTTTGAAAGACAAGTATGTGGTACTGGTTGATGAATGTATTGAAACAGGACTTACGATGATGGTTGCACTCAAATCAGTGATCGCGCAAGAGGCAAAAAATATCTATATTGCGGCACCGGTGTTAGATAAAACAGTTTATCAAAATTTGCTTTCTGTGTGTGATGGTGTATTTTGCCCTTGCAAAATACAAGATTATATTTCAATAGAATATTACTTTAAAGTGTTTGAAAAATCTAGCTTTGAGGAAATTTCTAAAACAGTAAAATCCTACGAAAAATTAGTGGCGCGGGATGGAAAAATTAAAAAGGATATAAGAACATATGAATAACGAAAAAATTGTAGATCTGGAAATGAATTATCTTGAAGAAAAGTATGAGTTTGACAAGGTAGCAAAACAAGCCAGCGGCGCTGTAATGTATAGACAGGGCAAAGCCGTATTGATCGCTGCGGTTGCGATTGATGAGAAAAGCGGAGAGGAAGATTTTTTGCCGCTTACGGTTCAGTATTTGGAAAAGTCATACGCTGCAGCAAAAATTCCAGGAGGATTTATCAAAAGAGAAACCAAACCGGGAGATTTTGAAACATTGACTTCACGTATCGTTGATCGTTCTCTGCGCCCTTTGTTCCCTGATGGCTTTCACTATCCGGTTACGATAACCGTCATGGTGGTAAGCAGTGATTCTGAAGTGGATATGCAAATAGCCGCACTGCATGCAGCCAATGCGGCACTTTTGGTCTCGGATGTTCCGGTTAGTCAAAGTATTGCAGCGGTAAGGGTGGGCAAAGTGGAGGAAACAATAGTAATCAATCCTGCATTAGGCCAACAGACAAAAACGGTGCTCGATCTTCTTGTGGTCGGCTCCGGCAAAGATGTCCTGATGATAGAGATGAGAACTTTGCCCTCCAAAAAAGATCAAGTGCAGCACTGCAATGAACTTAATGAAGAGGCATTGGTGGAAGTGATTGCTCTTGCCAGTGAGCACATAGCGCAAGCATCAAAAACTTATATGGAAGCTTTTAGGCCATTTGTCAAGCAACCTTTAGATCTTCCGCTCAGTGAAGAAAAAATTAATGACGAGCTTTATGGCTACATCGAAAAAAACTATGCCCAAGAGATAGAAAAAGCCATTTCGCATATGGCAAAAAGTGAACGCTCTACTGAACTCAAAAAAGTTCGTTCAACTATTTTAGAGGCACTCGAAGAGGCAGGGAAAGAAGCAGACAAAGAACTTGTTTCAAAAGTGCTTGAGCGTTACAAAAGAAGTGTTGTGAGATCAATGATTCTCGACAAAAATATAAGGGCAGACGGGCGGACTTTGGACGAAATTAGAGCCATAAGCATTGAAACGAATATTCTGCCTTCTGTGCACGGTTCGTGTCTTTTTACGCGCGGACAAACGCAGGCGTTAGTGACCGCAACGTTGGGTGACAAAAAAGATGCGCAGATGTATGAACTTATCACAGATAAAACAAGCCAGTTAGAAAACTTTATGGTGCATTACAATTTTCCGGGCTTTTGCGTAGGTGAAACTAAACCGATCGGAGCTCCGGGAAGAAGAGAATTGGGTCATGGAAATCTTGGAAAAAGAGCATTGGAGCCGGCCGTTGATATGCATTACGATGGAACAATTCGTCTTGTTTCAGAAATTTTGGAGAGTAATGGCTCTTCGTCCATGGCGACAATTTGCGGAGGAAGCTTGGCATTAAGAGGAGCAAAGGTAGAGATGGTTGATCTGGTGGCAGGCATTGCTATGGGGCTTGTAAGAGAGGAGAGCAGATATGCCGTGCTTTCAGATATTATGGGGCTTGAAGATCATGACGGCGATATGGATTTTAAAGTAGCCGGAACCAAAAAAGGGATTACGGCCCTTCAAATGGATATCAAGCTGGGGGGCATTGATCTGGATGTCCTCAAAACGGCACTCAAGCAGGCATCCAAAGGCAAAAATCATATAATTGGGCTGATGGAAGAAGCTGAACAGCACATCATATCAAGCGGTGCGCTCCCAAGCGTTGAGCAGTTTAGTGTTCATCCGGGCAAAATAGTAGATATTATAGGCAAAGCGGGAGCTACAATACGGGAAATTATTGAAAGGTTTGAAGTTACAGTTGACTTGGATCGCGATGCGGGCGGAGTCAAAGTTTCAGGAGAAGATAAAGAAAAAGTAAAAGCGGCC is a window encoding:
- a CDS encoding phosphoribosylamine--glycine ligase gives rise to the protein MNILIIGSGGREYSIGLALKKDKNVEKIYFAPGNGATDALGENLAISDFNALADFAEAREVTLTIVGPESPLVEGIVDIFKARGLTIFGPTAQAAQLEGSKIFMKNFLARHNIPTAKYIQTDSLEEAYTFINTLDAPIVVKADGLCGGKGVIIAQSHDEAKKAAGEMLSGNAFGDAGTAIVIEEFLDGYELSVFAICDGKDYVVLPAAQDHKRLLNEDKGPNTGGMGAYAPTPLVNETIYKKLDERVIKPTLKGMEEEGMPFTGVLFIGVMVVKGDPIILEYNVRFGDPECEELMPLLKSPASELFYKAATGDLKNAKIEFHDKYAVGVVMASKDYPYKNSDPAEIIVDEIHHEELKENAHISYAGVSRGEDGKLYATGGRVLVCVGVGKSIKEAQRRAYMLVGQVHFAGKQCRSDIAYQAL
- a CDS encoding heat-shock protein → MHGPAKELNRALEILELPAFITKEDIKKQYRFLAKKHHPDLGGEAQKMEEINYAYKLLMKYIEEFRYTFDENEINRQYPGADYVQRFRV
- a CDS encoding polyribonucleotide nucleotidyltransferase, with amino-acid sequence MNNEKIVDLEMNYLEEKYEFDKVAKQASGAVMYRQGKAVLIAAVAIDEKSGEEDFLPLTVQYLEKSYAAAKIPGGFIKRETKPGDFETLTSRIVDRSLRPLFPDGFHYPVTITVMVVSSDSEVDMQIAALHAANAALLVSDVPVSQSIAAVRVGKVEETIVINPALGQQTKTVLDLLVVGSGKDVLMIEMRTLPSKKDQVQHCNELNEEALVEVIALASEHIAQASKTYMEAFRPFVKQPLDLPLSEEKINDELYGYIEKNYAQEIEKAISHMAKSERSTELKKVRSTILEALEEAGKEADKELVSKVLERYKRSVVRSMILDKNIRADGRTLDEIRAISIETNILPSVHGSCLFTRGQTQALVTATLGDKKDAQMYELITDKTSQLENFMVHYNFPGFCVGETKPIGAPGRRELGHGNLGKRALEPAVDMHYDGTIRLVSEILESNGSSSMATICGGSLALRGAKVEMVDLVAGIAMGLVREESRYAVLSDIMGLEDHDGDMDFKVAGTKKGITALQMDIKLGGIDLDVLKTALKQASKGKNHIIGLMEEAEQHIISSGALPSVEQFSVHPGKIVDIIGKAGATIREIIERFEVTVDLDRDAGGVKVSGEDKEKVKAAKAHIETIASAPARKQIEYKVGESYRGKVKKVVDFGLFVEMPDGFDALLHISKVAKEHVNNLSERYREGEEITVIVMEQKGKKVELATPEFLA
- a CDS encoding organic solvent tolerance protein — translated: MPRLLFLFFLTVFFGSQSICAEEKKGKIEVIAKHLQSSKTTVRAIDEVIVYYEDSVIKASSAFYDKQTKKLILDGQVEMIGYEGTKTQTNHLEIQTDTKEVHFQTLFFVTENDIWLYADKASKKEGNYTLGQSIFSSCDMNDPVWKMVFSRSLYDSEAKYMKIYDAKVYLWDIPVFYSPYLGFSTHKERSSGLLFPLFGYSSEEGFVYEQPIFWAISSSMDFEINPQMRTNRSKGIYGTLRFADSNNSFGQLRTGYFRDNDENQLEHYGAEFLYDSSSFFDSSLPQGLKDGLYVNATYLNDIDYLNLQKTHLEHFGLLPLQESRLNYFLYNDDHYAGINGKYFIDTRNESNANTLQVLPSLQWHKYLNHFVWNNLTYSVDAHINHFYRKEGVTLKQAETKMPLEWTNSFFDGFVNLSLSEEFYYSKFFFGNGSYEYDKFEYYSNTHKVKFFSDLTKSYTDFIHVLQPSFGYVKPGNEHQDPTYFEWLTEAQKMLFEADLPEEYYDLSLGQYFYDAQMKLIFFQRLSQKYYTNREYKFADISNEMQYNWKNWQFYNDIVYSYEFNKIRESSSLILMAEDEYHLSIGHSFRQKLPDDIIDIAVANDINFDFRYDINKRVAVNGGITYNIDNASNTQWRAGASYNRDCWNVATFIGEEVTPRPTGYTKDNIFYVQFNFKPFGGIGSGELEKERLK
- a CDS encoding RDD family protein gives rise to the protein MSSSFSFQIATIPKRTVAFVIDDIVVSIFFVVIFYDQMIMLMSGVSALDQSTAEAMNVFVQENILVFFVIKILYHTVLVWQSGMTLGKYVVKIKVIDYQTEQIPSFVKAFLRALLRVPSELFFYVGFMLAFFTPLRQTFHDKFSNCVVIDA